One Desulfovibrio sp. genomic region harbors:
- the yedF gene encoding sulfurtransferase-like selenium metabolism protein YedF, with amino-acid sequence MSEQTLDCLGMTCPQPLVACRNCIESYHPDTLKVLVDDEAALENVTRYLTSSGYEPRSVKDGRAWVITATRGPDAGQKKAPAVEDFPCPVPSKSEIQRIVVFLTADIIGRGDDELGGKLMGNFLKTLPELGKELWRVVMVNAAVKLSAAGNANLEALRALEAQGVSILVCGTCLEFFGLLDKRAVGQTTNMLDVVTSLQLASKVINI; translated from the coding sequence ATGAGCGAACAAACCCTCGATTGCCTGGGCATGACCTGCCCCCAACCCCTGGTGGCATGCCGCAACTGCATTGAAAGCTACCACCCGGATACGCTGAAGGTTCTTGTGGACGACGAGGCCGCGCTGGAAAACGTCACCCGCTACCTCACCTCAAGCGGATACGAGCCGCGAAGCGTTAAGGACGGCCGAGCCTGGGTCATCACAGCCACTCGGGGGCCAGACGCTGGCCAGAAGAAGGCTCCGGCGGTCGAGGACTTTCCATGCCCGGTTCCATCCAAAAGCGAAATCCAGCGGATTGTGGTGTTTCTCACCGCCGACATCATCGGACGCGGCGACGACGAGCTTGGCGGCAAGCTCATGGGCAACTTCCTGAAAACCTTGCCGGAACTTGGTAAGGAATTGTGGCGGGTGGTGATGGTCAATGCCGCCGTGAAGCTCTCAGCAGCGGGAAATGCGAACCTCGAGGCCTTGCGCGCCCTGGAAGCTCAGGGGGTGAGCATCCTGGTGTGCGGAACATGCCTTGAGTTCTTCGGACTGTTGGACAAGCGCGCCGTAGGCCAGACCACCAACATGCTGGATGTGGTCACCAGCCTGCAGCTGGCCAGCAAAGTTATCAATATATAA
- a CDS encoding CBS domain-containing protein has protein sequence MISKPHKGLPAPTVITAHINADFDALAAMIAASKLYPGATLIFPGSQEKNIRNFFIQSATYLFNFKTYKDIDPETVKTLVLVDTRQRSRVPHVDPILDKPELAVHVYDHHPDTEEDLPSEVTVVKPWGSTTTILTHMIMERKLTLTPDEATFLALGIYEDTGSFTFTSTTEEDFTAAAWLKGQGMDMPTLSELLTRELSAEQITIMSSLIESSTTYDINGVEIVVAEVTLDNYVGDFALLAHKLMDMENIRVLFALALMKDRVHLVARSRTTDVDVGRICSALGGGGHTYAASASIKEKTLTQAKEELFGLLYSQVNPQILAESLMSKPAVLIEDDKPLSQAQEIMARFGLKAIPVVSSENRRCLGILEHDIVDKAIKHGLATSDASDYMMQGAQTVSPKADLFHIMEIILGQRQRQVPVVENDEVVGVVTRTDLINTLVREPARIPESVGAERKSERSVAGHLRDRLPAPLYELLKRAGTMAWSMGYEAYVVGGFVRDLILGRPNLDLDLVVEGDGILFAEALARELGGRVKSHRKFKTAVVIMENGTRVDVATARLEYYEYPAALPTVELSSIKMDLYRRDFTINALAVHLSPGSFGKLVDFFGAQRDLKERVIRVLHSLSFVEDPTRILRAIRFEQRFNFKIGAQTERLIRNAITNQFVHKLSGSRVFHEIRHIFEDDTPLACIRRMDDFGLLAAIHPLLALDDRKKEVLAEADRVISWYRLLYVKPQPEIWRIYFLGLCAGMADDEVQSVTKRMGFSKHHEEMFLHLRHCIRDTAQSIYEWEYRKGLYSELYSMLKDLPLEGILYLMARHPKETVQRSISLYLTTLRNQQIEVSGDDLLAMGIPPGPRYSEILRSVTAAMLDGKATCRADQLDLAKRLSDGFMGLEWMPAPAK, from the coding sequence ATGATCTCCAAGCCTCACAAGGGCTTGCCCGCTCCCACTGTCATCACCGCGCACATCAACGCGGATTTCGACGCCCTGGCCGCCATGATAGCCGCCAGCAAGCTCTACCCTGGGGCCACGCTCATCTTTCCCGGCAGCCAGGAGAAGAACATCCGCAATTTCTTCATCCAAAGCGCCACCTATCTGTTCAACTTCAAGACCTACAAGGACATCGACCCGGAAACGGTCAAGACCCTGGTCCTGGTGGACACCCGGCAACGCTCCCGAGTGCCCCACGTGGACCCGATCCTGGACAAGCCGGAACTGGCCGTCCATGTCTACGACCACCACCCGGACACCGAGGAGGACCTGCCAAGCGAGGTGACCGTGGTGAAGCCCTGGGGCTCCACCACCACCATCCTCACCCACATGATCATGGAGCGTAAACTCACGCTCACCCCGGACGAGGCCACCTTCCTGGCGCTGGGCATCTACGAGGACACCGGTTCCTTCACCTTCACCTCCACCACGGAGGAGGATTTCACCGCCGCGGCCTGGCTCAAAGGCCAGGGCATGGACATGCCCACCCTGTCCGAACTGCTCACCAGAGAACTATCGGCCGAGCAGATAACCATCATGAGCTCGCTCATAGAATCATCCACCACCTACGACATCAACGGGGTGGAGATCGTGGTGGCCGAAGTGACCCTGGACAACTACGTGGGCGATTTCGCCCTGCTGGCCCACAAGCTCATGGACATGGAGAACATCCGGGTGCTCTTCGCCCTGGCCCTCATGAAGGACCGGGTGCATCTGGTGGCCCGCTCCCGCACCACGGACGTGGACGTCGGCCGCATCTGCTCCGCCCTGGGCGGAGGCGGACACACCTACGCCGCCTCGGCATCTATTAAGGAAAAGACCCTCACCCAGGCCAAGGAGGAGCTCTTTGGCCTGCTCTACTCCCAGGTGAACCCGCAGATTCTGGCCGAGAGCCTCATGAGCAAGCCCGCCGTGCTCATCGAAGACGACAAGCCCCTCTCGCAGGCCCAGGAGATCATGGCCCGCTTCGGGCTCAAGGCCATCCCGGTGGTGAGTTCCGAGAACAGGCGCTGCCTGGGCATCCTGGAGCACGACATCGTGGACAAGGCCATCAAGCACGGCCTGGCCACCTCCGACGCCAGCGACTACATGATGCAGGGCGCCCAGACCGTGTCGCCCAAGGCCGACCTTTTTCACATCATGGAGATCATCCTGGGGCAGCGCCAGCGCCAGGTACCCGTGGTGGAAAACGACGAGGTGGTGGGCGTGGTCACGCGTACGGACCTCATCAACACCCTGGTGCGCGAGCCGGCCCGCATTCCCGAGAGCGTCGGCGCGGAGCGCAAATCCGAGCGCAGCGTGGCCGGACACCTGCGGGACAGACTGCCCGCCCCGCTCTACGAACTGCTCAAGCGGGCCGGGACCATGGCCTGGTCCATGGGCTACGAAGCCTACGTGGTGGGCGGTTTCGTGCGCGACCTTATCCTGGGACGCCCCAACCTGGACCTGGACCTGGTGGTGGAGGGAGACGGCATCCTCTTTGCCGAGGCCTTGGCCCGGGAGCTTGGCGGCAGGGTGAAGTCCCACCGCAAGTTCAAGACGGCCGTGGTCATCATGGAGAACGGCACCCGCGTGGACGTGGCCACCGCGCGCCTGGAGTACTACGAGTACCCGGCCGCCCTGCCCACGGTGGAACTCTCCTCGATAAAAATGGACCTCTACCGGCGCGATTTCACCATCAACGCCCTGGCCGTGCATCTGTCCCCCGGCAGCTTCGGCAAGCTCGTGGATTTCTTCGGCGCCCAGAGGGACTTGAAGGAGCGCGTGATCCGGGTGCTGCACTCCCTCTCCTTCGTGGAAGACCCAACCCGCATCCTGCGCGCCATCCGCTTCGAACAGCGTTTCAATTTCAAAATCGGCGCCCAGACCGAGCGCCTCATACGAAACGCCATCACCAACCAGTTCGTGCACAAGCTGTCCGGGTCGCGGGTTTTCCACGAAATTCGCCACATTTTCGAGGACGACACCCCCCTGGCCTGCATCCGGCGCATGGACGATTTCGGTCTTCTGGCGGCGATACACCCCCTTCTGGCCCTGGACGACCGCAAGAAGGAGGTTCTCGCCGAAGCGGACCGGGTTATCAGCTGGTACCGCCTGCTCTACGTCAAACCCCAGCCTGAAATCTGGCGGATTTACTTTTTGGGGCTGTGCGCCGGAATGGCCGACGACGAGGTGCAAAGCGTCACCAAACGCATGGGATTCTCCAAGCATCACGAGGAGATGTTCCTGCACCTGCGCCATTGCATCCGGGACACCGCGCAGTCGATCTACGAGTGGGAATACCGCAAGGGCCTCTACAGCGAGCTGTACTCCATGCTCAAGGACCTTCCGCTGGAGGGCATTCTGTATCTCATGGCCAGGCACCCCAAGGAGACCGTGCAGCGCTCGATCTCGCTCTATCTGACAACGCTTCGGAACCAGCAGATCGAGGTGAGCGGCGACGACCTTCTGGCCATGGGCATCCCTCCGGGCCCCCGCTACAGCGAGATCCTGCGTTCGGTGACAGCCGCCATGCTCGACGGCAAGGCAACCTGCCGGGCCGACCAGCTGGATCTGGCCAAGCGCCTCTCCGATGGATTCATGGGCCTGGAGTGGATGCCGGCACCGGCGAAATGA
- a CDS encoding LL-diaminopimelate aminotransferase, with the protein MPQFKMADRLAALPPYLFAEIDRVKNEVKARGVDIISLGIGDPDIPTPDFIIDALYASAKKPENHQYPSYVGLRTFRSAVATWYKGRFGVELDPDNEVVSLIGSKEGIAHFPLAYVNPGDLVLVCTPNYPVYNVATGFAGGTTKFLPMTDANNFLPDLDSVTEAEWAKAKMIFTNFPNNPTSACAPKSFYEKLVKKCRDSNTILVADAAYTEMYYNEAAKPISVFEIPGAKDVAIEFHSLSKTYNMTGWRIGMAVGNESLVKGLGKIKENVDSGIFQAVQEAGIAALEKGDPYAEKFRAIYKERRDVLAAGLKKMGIEFRLPEATFYFWCKVPGGQDSKGFVTKVLQETGVVLTPGNGFGFPEAGEGYFRIAMTVTKEKIEEALSRLAKM; encoded by the coding sequence ATGCCTCAGTTCAAGATGGCCGATCGTCTGGCCGCGCTGCCCCCCTACCTGTTCGCCGAGATCGACCGCGTGAAAAACGAGGTCAAGGCCCGCGGCGTGGACATCATAAGCCTGGGCATCGGCGATCCGGACATCCCCACCCCGGATTTCATCATCGACGCCCTGTACGCTTCCGCCAAGAAGCCCGAGAACCACCAGTACCCTTCCTATGTGGGCCTGCGCACCTTCCGCTCGGCCGTGGCCACCTGGTACAAGGGGCGCTTCGGCGTGGAGCTTGACCCGGACAACGAGGTGGTGAGCCTCATCGGTTCCAAGGAAGGCATCGCGCACTTCCCGCTGGCCTATGTGAACCCCGGCGACCTGGTGCTGGTGTGCACGCCCAACTACCCGGTGTACAACGTGGCCACAGGCTTCGCTGGCGGCACCACCAAGTTTTTGCCCATGACCGATGCCAACAACTTCCTGCCTGACTTGGACAGCGTGACCGAGGCGGAGTGGGCCAAGGCCAAGATGATCTTCACCAACTTCCCCAACAACCCCACCTCGGCCTGCGCGCCCAAGAGCTTCTACGAGAAGCTGGTGAAGAAGTGCCGGGACAGCAACACCATTCTCGTGGCCGACGCCGCCTACACCGAGATGTACTACAACGAGGCCGCCAAGCCCATCTCCGTGTTCGAGATCCCCGGGGCCAAGGACGTGGCCATCGAGTTCCATTCGCTTTCCAAGACCTACAACATGACCGGCTGGCGCATCGGCATGGCCGTTGGCAACGAATCCCTGGTGAAGGGGCTCGGAAAGATCAAGGAAAACGTGGATTCGGGCATCTTCCAGGCCGTGCAGGAAGCGGGCATCGCCGCTTTGGAAAAGGGCGACCCGTATGCCGAAAAGTTCCGCGCCATCTACAAGGAGCGCCGCGACGTTCTGGCCGCGGGGCTTAAGAAGATGGGCATCGAGTTCCGCCTGCCCGAGGCCACCTTCTACTTCTGGTGCAAGGTCCCGGGGGGCCAGGACTCCAAGGGCTTCGTGACCAAGGTGCTCCAGGAGACCGGCGTGGTGCTCACCCCGGGCAACGGCTTCGGTTTCCCTGAGGCTGGCGAAGGCTATTTCCGCATCGCCATGACCGTGACCAAGGAGAAGATAGAGGAAGCTCTGTCGCGCCTGGCAAAGATGTAG
- the xerD gene encoding site-specific tyrosine recombinase XerD translates to MGSSLGRLRAGARNGISKPRGHKKRRMDVSIKTKQLREAPHPWVDAWLEHLLVVKGLSENSLAAYAQDLLHFQLFLEERSSTVEDVTDQIIFLYLMFLRQKGLTSRSLARHLSSMRGFFTHAVEEGWLDASPAELIEAPKLPRRLPDVLSRQEMEGLLSRPDMETSLGFRDRAMLELLYAAGLRVTELITLTPLDFDAQAGILRVFGKGDKERLVPIHSMAQDLLSRYVQSIRPAFRPAKDFLFLNRSGKGLTRQGVWKLIKRYALEAGIAKDISPHSLRHSFATHLLEGGADLRTVQLLLGHADIAATEIYTHVQADRLTSVHRAHHPRSRSTRKDS, encoded by the coding sequence ATGGGAAGCTCCTTGGGGCGATTGCGCGCGGGCGCAAGAAATGGAATAAGCAAGCCCCGAGGTCATAAAAAGAGGCGGATGGACGTGTCAATAAAAACCAAGCAATTGCGCGAAGCCCCCCACCCCTGGGTGGACGCCTGGCTGGAGCACCTTTTGGTTGTCAAAGGGCTCTCGGAGAACAGCCTGGCCGCCTACGCGCAGGATTTGCTGCACTTCCAGCTGTTTCTGGAGGAAAGATCCTCCACTGTGGAAGATGTGACCGACCAGATCATTTTTCTCTACCTCATGTTTTTGCGCCAGAAGGGGCTGACCAGCCGGTCCCTGGCCAGGCACCTCTCCAGCATGCGCGGTTTTTTCACCCATGCGGTGGAGGAAGGCTGGCTTGATGCAAGCCCGGCGGAACTCATCGAGGCCCCGAAGCTGCCGCGCAGGCTCCCGGACGTGCTTTCGCGCCAGGAGATGGAAGGGCTTCTTTCACGCCCGGACATGGAAACCAGCCTGGGCTTTCGCGACAGGGCCATGCTCGAGCTTCTCTATGCGGCGGGCCTTCGCGTAACCGAGCTCATCACCCTCACCCCCCTGGACTTCGACGCCCAGGCGGGGATTCTGCGGGTGTTCGGCAAGGGCGACAAGGAGCGCCTGGTGCCCATCCACTCCATGGCCCAGGACCTTCTCTCCCGCTATGTCCAGAGCATCCGCCCGGCGTTCAGGCCTGCCAAGGATTTTCTCTTTCTCAACAGGTCAGGCAAGGGGCTCACCCGCCAGGGCGTGTGGAAGCTCATCAAGCGCTACGCGCTGGAGGCCGGAATCGCCAAGGACATCTCACCCCACAGCCTGCGCCATTCCTTCGCCACCCACCTGCTCGAAGGCGGGGCCGACCTGCGCACGGTACAGCTGCTTCTGGGCCATGCGGACATAGCGGCCACGGAAATATACACCCACGTTCAGGCCGACCGTTTAACCAGCGTGCACCGCGCCCACCACCCGCGTTCGCGTTCCACAAGGAAGGATTCATGA
- the folK gene encoding 2-amino-4-hydroxy-6-hydroxymethyldihydropteridine diphosphokinase, which yields MTNTAAFVALGSNLGEPAATLSRAAGRMDGILPGVRLAARSRIWLTAPHELQAMEPPRPECLRELCVDDRAVAPDGGVKQEAGPWYANMVVRLDCPPGITAESLFEALMALESELGRNRLMERRWGPRMIDIDLLTFGNETRSTPRLTLPHPRMFERAFVVLPLAEIAPEQVDAKIVAGLSFSASGTMIF from the coding sequence ATGACGAACACAGCCGCATTCGTCGCCCTGGGGTCGAACCTGGGCGAACCGGCGGCCACGCTTTCCCGGGCCGCCGGGCGCATGGACGGGATTCTTCCCGGCGTGCGCCTGGCGGCCCGCTCGCGTATCTGGCTGACGGCCCCGCATGAGCTGCAAGCAATGGAGCCGCCCCGGCCCGAGTGCCTGCGCGAATTGTGCGTTGATGATAGGGCCGTTGCCCCGGATGGCGGCGTGAAACAAGAGGCCGGACCGTGGTACGCCAACATGGTGGTTCGTTTGGATTGCCCGCCCGGGATAACCGCCGAATCGCTGTTCGAGGCCCTCATGGCCCTCGAATCCGAACTCGGCCGAAACCGCCTGATGGAAAGGCGGTGGGGGCCCCGGATGATCGACATCGATCTTCTGACTTTCGGCAACGAAACGCGCAGCACCCCCCGGCTGACCTTGCCGCACCCGCGAATGTTCGAGCGCGCTTTCGTGGTTCTGCCCCTGGCCGAGATCGCCCCGGAACAGGTCGATGCGAAAATTGTCGCAGGTTTGTCTTTTAGTGCCTCTGGAACTATGATATTTTGA
- the ade gene encoding adenine deaminase, which produces MHLSAPVAAITRKIGLALGDIRADMLLKNARLVNVLSGDIHDADIAIADGIIIGFGDYQADKIIDCQGRHVSPGLIDGHIHIESTLLTPWEFARAAAPHGTCAVVWDPHEIANVLGREGIENMLELTKDCPLSFYIMASSCVPATNMETSGAEVTAEDVERLVLENLSRVLGLAELMNYPGVLAKDPAVLAKIAACSCAVVDGHAPQLSGKALNAYILAGPSSDHECTDLEEAMEKLRKGMHLFMREGSDEKNLKDLIAASNRFNSQNISLVCDDRDPFDLTEHGHMDQNVRMAVGLGMEPIRAIQMASINTARHFGMRGRGAVAPGYRADLVILDDLDTFAVWKAYLAGTDVSEITFGPSGPVEAKNTVHISCSEGKLSAADFEIVKVKDEVRCIGVIPGQITTKAMRMRPAFSNGMAQADPEKDLVKLAVVERHGKNGNIGLGFMHGLGLARGALAGTVAHDSHNLIVAGVSDEDMALAGNTLAKAGGGYCIACDGKILALLELPLAGLMSLKPLETVVDEYERLRAAFKAVAINPDVYTHPFMAMSFSSLPVIPELRLTDKGLVDVGKFEIVDLWL; this is translated from the coding sequence ATGCATCTGAGCGCTCCTGTAGCGGCTATTACCAGAAAAATAGGGTTGGCTCTGGGCGATATTCGGGCTGACATGCTTCTAAAAAACGCCCGTCTGGTGAACGTGCTCTCAGGCGACATCCACGACGCGGACATCGCCATAGCCGACGGCATCATCATAGGTTTCGGGGACTATCAGGCCGACAAAATCATTGACTGCCAGGGGCGACACGTATCTCCGGGGCTGATCGACGGGCATATCCACATCGAATCGACCCTGCTCACCCCCTGGGAATTCGCCCGGGCGGCCGCCCCGCACGGCACCTGCGCCGTGGTGTGGGACCCGCACGAGATAGCCAACGTCCTTGGCCGCGAAGGCATCGAGAACATGCTGGAGCTTACCAAGGATTGCCCCTTGAGCTTCTACATCATGGCCTCCAGCTGCGTTCCGGCCACGAACATGGAGACCTCCGGGGCCGAGGTGACTGCCGAGGACGTTGAACGCCTGGTTCTGGAGAACCTGAGCAGGGTGCTCGGTTTGGCGGAACTCATGAACTATCCCGGGGTGCTGGCCAAAGACCCCGCCGTGCTGGCCAAGATAGCTGCCTGTTCCTGCGCGGTTGTGGACGGGCACGCCCCCCAGCTTTCGGGAAAGGCGCTCAACGCCTATATTCTGGCTGGTCCCAGCTCCGACCACGAATGCACGGATCTTGAAGAAGCCATGGAGAAGCTGCGCAAGGGCATGCACCTGTTTATGCGCGAAGGCAGCGACGAAAAGAACCTCAAGGACCTGATCGCCGCGTCCAACCGCTTCAATTCGCAAAATATTTCCCTTGTCTGCGACGACAGGGACCCCTTCGACCTGACCGAACACGGCCATATGGACCAGAACGTGCGCATGGCCGTGGGCCTGGGCATGGAGCCCATCAGGGCCATCCAGATGGCCAGCATCAACACCGCACGCCATTTCGGCATGCGGGGAAGGGGGGCCGTGGCCCCAGGATACCGGGCCGACCTGGTCATCCTGGACGATCTGGACACGTTCGCCGTCTGGAAAGCCTATTTGGCGGGCACGGATGTTTCGGAGATCACTTTCGGGCCGTCAGGCCCGGTTGAGGCAAAAAATACAGTCCATATAAGCTGTTCCGAAGGAAAACTCTCTGCTGCGGACTTTGAAATTGTTAAAGTGAAGGATGAAGTTCGTTGCATCGGCGTGATCCCCGGACAGATAACCACCAAGGCCATGCGCATGCGCCCGGCTTTCAGTAACGGCATGGCCCAGGCGGACCCGGAAAAAGACCTGGTGAAACTGGCCGTGGTGGAGCGCCACGGCAAGAACGGCAACATCGGCCTGGGATTCATGCACGGGCTCGGCCTGGCGCGGGGCGCCCTGGCGGGAACAGTGGCCCACGACTCGCACAACCTCATCGTTGCCGGAGTGTCGGACGAAGACATGGCCCTGGCCGGAAACACCCTGGCCAAGGCCGGGGGAGGCTACTGCATCGCCTGCGATGGAAAGATCCTGGCGCTTCTCGAACTTCCTTTGGCCGGGCTCATGAGCCTCAAGCCCCTGGAAACCGTCGTTGACGAGTATGAACGGCTGAGAGCCGCATTCAAAGCAGTGGCCATTAATCCCGACGTGTACACACATCCGTTCATGGCCATGTCCTTTTCTTCCTTGCCAGTGATCCCGGAGCTGAGACTTACCGACAAGGGACTGGTCGACGTGGGCAAGTTTGAAATCGTCGACCTGTGGCTGTGA
- a CDS encoding transcriptional regulator, with translation MWKFVLFAVAAFVLWKMFAGDMLRRKQEAKKEEETLIAKGEMVKDPVCGSYVALDNSVRANEGGKVVHFCSYECRDKYLAQIESAKTKEG, from the coding sequence ATGTGGAAATTCGTATTATTCGCTGTCGCGGCATTCGTTCTCTGGAAGATGTTCGCCGGCGACATGTTGCGCCGCAAGCAAGAGGCCAAGAAAGAAGAAGAAACACTGATTGCCAAGGGCGAGATGGTCAAGGACCCTGTTTGCGGGTCCTACGTGGCCCTGGACAACTCGGTCAGAGCGAATGAGGGCGGCAAGGTTGTGCATTTCTGCAGTTACGAATGCCGGGACAAATACCTCGCCCAGATCGAGTCCGCGAAAACCAAAGAGGGGTAA
- the fsa gene encoding fructose-6-phosphate aldolase — protein sequence MKFFLDSASLDEIKATKDMGMLDGVTTNPSLFAKEKGDWHKLAEAICKEVDGPVSLEVVGTTAQEMLAEAKELIKFGPNVVVKIPMLLEGMKAVRQLKAQKIPVNVTLIFQPLQALMAAKAGATYVSPFVGRIDAIGGDGMAMVEEIVTIFNNYDVETQVLVASIRNPTHIVRAALMGADVVTVPFAVIKDLIKHPLTDAGLETFLKDWGKVQKS from the coding sequence ATGAAATTCTTCCTGGACAGCGCCAGCCTAGACGAAATCAAAGCAACAAAAGACATGGGCATGCTCGACGGCGTGACCACCAACCCGAGTCTTTTCGCCAAGGAAAAGGGCGACTGGCACAAGCTGGCCGAGGCCATCTGCAAAGAGGTCGACGGCCCGGTGAGCCTGGAGGTGGTCGGCACCACGGCCCAGGAAATGCTGGCCGAGGCCAAGGAGCTCATCAAGTTCGGGCCCAACGTGGTGGTGAAGATCCCCATGCTGCTCGAAGGCATGAAGGCCGTACGCCAGCTCAAGGCCCAGAAGATCCCGGTGAACGTCACCCTCATCTTCCAGCCTTTGCAGGCCCTTATGGCCGCCAAGGCCGGCGCCACGTACGTGAGCCCCTTCGTGGGCCGCATCGACGCCATCGGCGGAGACGGCATGGCCATGGTGGAGGAGATCGTCACCATCTTCAACAACTACGATGTCGAAACCCAGGTGCTGGTGGCCAGCATAAGGAACCCGACTCACATCGTCCGAGCGGCCCTCATGGGAGCGGACGTTGTCACCGTGCCTTTTGCCGTGATCAAGGACCTTATCAAGCATCCTTTGACGGACGCCGGGCTTGAGACGTTTCTCAAGGACTGGGGCAAGGTTCAGAAGAGTTGA
- a CDS encoding rRNA pseudouridine synthase produces MRLNKALAQAGVCSRRGADDLIRSGRVTVNGQPADLGTQVHPGQDDIRVDNKPIASPASDTDLYYVLNKPVETVTTVKDPEGRRTVLEILGEEALRRRIFPVGRLDYFSEGLLILTTDGELANRLMHPRWHLPKLYWVTLRGEVQENALTQMRSGMTLAEGERLAPVKARIVGKDPRGTVLEMELIQGVNRQIRRMCRDLGLTILKLVRISQGPLKLGKLPVGKYRPLLPEEVAALRAAVDLR; encoded by the coding sequence ATGCGCCTGAACAAGGCCCTGGCCCAGGCCGGTGTGTGCTCGCGCCGTGGCGCCGACGACCTGATCCGTTCCGGCCGGGTGACGGTGAACGGCCAACCGGCCGATCTCGGAACTCAAGTTCATCCCGGCCAGGACGACATCCGCGTGGACAACAAGCCCATAGCTTCGCCCGCGTCCGATACGGATCTCTATTACGTTCTCAACAAGCCCGTTGAAACAGTCACCACGGTCAAGGACCCCGAGGGCAGGCGCACCGTCCTGGAGATTCTGGGCGAGGAGGCCTTGCGGCGGCGGATATTTCCCGTGGGCAGGCTGGACTATTTTTCGGAAGGGCTTCTTATTCTCACCACGGACGGGGAACTGGCCAACCGGCTCATGCACCCGCGCTGGCATTTGCCAAAGCTCTATTGGGTGACGCTTCGCGGCGAGGTGCAAGAAAATGCGCTTACGCAAATGCGCTCCGGCATGACCCTGGCCGAGGGTGAACGCCTCGCCCCGGTGAAGGCCAGGATCGTTGGCAAAGACCCCAGGGGCACGGTTCTGGAAATGGAACTCATCCAGGGCGTGAACCGCCAGATCAGGCGCATGTGCCGCGACCTGGGGCTCACCATCTTGAAGCTCGTGCGCATAAGCCAGGGGCCACTCAAGCTCGGGAAACTGCCCGTCGGTAAATACAGGCCTCTTCTTCCAGAAGAGGTTGCCGCTCTGAGGGCAGCAGTGGATTTGCGCTAG